A single region of the Mugil cephalus isolate CIBA_MC_2020 chromosome 4, CIBA_Mcephalus_1.1, whole genome shotgun sequence genome encodes:
- the LOC125006936 gene encoding boLa class II histocompatibility antigen, DQB*0101 beta chain-like, whose protein sequence is MKRLTYLLFLCLFSPSVVDCSADENGYFMLADFWCAVYSEEREQVEYIIDWYFNKEFTMQYNSTVGNWTGFTPGGLITASLSNGDRHDVLQRILERQLICVNNVDVMFNATEENMAEPSISLQEADPGSGNDTMLVCSAYDFYPKRIKMTWHRNGQEVTEGVTFSDVATNGDWTYHVHSYLEFTPERQDRVSCVVEHATLWKPKFYEWEFPLNSSDKSYLTGGVGALLLGGVFLTLGLIQYRRKSCHFSSTL, encoded by the exons ATGAAACGCTTGACGTACCTGCTGTTTCTGtgccttttctctccatctgtgGTTG ATTGCTCTGCCGATGAAAATGGCTACTTCATGCTTGCTGACTTCTGGTGCGCTGTGTACTCCGAGGAAAGGGAGCAAGTGGAGTATATCATCGACTGGTATTTCAACAAGGAGTTCACGATGCAGTACAACAGCACCGTGGGGAACTGGACGGGCTTCACCCCGGGGGGACTGATCACGGCGTCACTGTCAAACGGAGACAGGCATGACGTTCTGCAGAGAATACTGGAGAGACAGCTGATATGCGTCAACAACGTGGACGTGATGTTTAACGCGACTGAAGAAAACATGG CTGAACCCAGCATCAGCCTGCAGGAGGCCGACCCCGGCTCCGGTAACGACACCATGCTCGTGTGCAGCGCCTACGACTTCTACCCCAAACGCATCAAGATGACGTGGCACCGGAATGGACAGGAGGTCACTGAAGGCGTGACCTTCAGTGACGTGGCGACAAACGGAGACTGGACCTATCACGTTCACTCTTACCTCGAGTTCACGCCTGAACGTCAAGACAGAGTCAGCTGTGTGGTGGAGCACGCCACCCTCTGGAAGCCCAAGTTTTATGAATGGG aatTTCCCTTGAATTCGTCTGACAAGAGCTACCTAACGGGTGGAGTTGGTGCCTTGCTTCTGGGAGGAGTATTTTTGACTCTGGGACTGATTCAGTACAGAAGGAAGAGCTGCCATTTTTCAAGTACTCTATAA